Proteins encoded together in one Vitis vinifera cultivar Pinot Noir 40024 chromosome 4, ASM3070453v1 window:
- the LOC104878451 gene encoding uncharacterized protein LOC104878451: MSDQLAYLLDPILPLKIQEELYKLRKWEASSTSTLGTIHNGLSGMEELYKCLDDLLSLQSTQQAISHHQHEKWVEELLDESVSLLDVCCNTRDVISQFKENVGDLQSALRRRKGDLCIESSINNYIRSRKKMNKDAKKLLAAMKKMDNKAGASPLLDQNHQLSTVIRVLRDVNAMSISIFQSLVLFLSTPVLKSKPSRWSLVSKFMQKGVVSCEEKHENVEELENIDIALSKISSDRADLETMQIAHKGLGTLEVSIEGLDNGLECMFRDLIKTRASLLNIISH, encoded by the coding sequence ATGTCAGATCAATTAGCTTACCTTCTAGATCCCATCCTACCACTCAAAATCCAAGAGGAGCTTTACAAGCTCAGAAAATGGGAGGCATCATCCACATCAACATTGGGGACAATACACAATGGCCTCTCTGGAATGGAAGAGTTGTACAAATGCTTGGATGATCTTCTTAGTTTGCAGTCCACCCAACAAGCCATCTCCCACCATCAACATGAGAAATGGGTCGAAGAATTGTTGGATGAATCTGTAAGCCTTTTAGATGTTTGTTGCAATACAAGGGATGTAATATCACAATTTAAGGAAAATGTTGGAGATCTTCAATCTGCTCTCAGGAGGAGAAAAGGAGATTTGTGCATTGAAAGCAGCATCAACAATTACATTCGTTCAAGAAAGAAGATGAACAAGGATGCCAAAAAGTTGCTAGCAGCAATGAAGAAGATGGATAACAAAGCTGGGGCCTCTCCACTCTTAGATCAAAATCACCAGCTCTCCACAGTGATCAGAGTGCTCAGAGATGTTAATGCAATGAGCATATCTATCTTCCAGTCACTTGTGTTGTTCTTGTCCACACCAGTGTTAAAGTCAAAACCAAGTAGATGGTCACTGGTTTCAAAATTTATGCAAAAGGGAGTGGTTTCTTGCGAAGAAAAGCATGAGAATGTGGAAGAGTTGGAGAATATAGATATTGCACTAAGCAAAATTTCAAGCGACAGAGCGGacttggagacaatgcaaattGCTCATAAAGGACTGGGGACATTGGAGGTCAGCATTGAAGGCCTTGACAATGGTTTGGAGTGCATGTTTAGGGACTTGATCAAAACAAGAGCCTCTCTCCTCAACATCATCTCTCACTAA